From Mucilaginibacter gotjawali:
TGTAAATATTTCTATCGATTCAACGGTTTTAGGGTCAACACTCTGCAGGTAGGACGCATCAACAGGCATTCCTCTCACAAATACCTGTGTGGGCACTTTTTTGCCCTGTGAATAATCTCTGAAAACATAAAAGTTTTCATTTTCAAAGGTCATGCCCGCGGCAAGTGTTTTAATACATTCAAGCAGCGAATTGCATCCTTCCAGTTGGTCTGCTTTTATAACATGATCAGGCTGGTCGCTAAGGCTTGCTAAATTCCCATAGTCTTTATGACTTACGGTTTTTACAATCCTTTTATCTTTTATAACTACCTCTTTTAAAATATGTAAATTGTTGAATTGTATCTTGCTGTTTTTTAAATACGGGCTAAGCACACTATCAATATTGGTTATGGCATCGGGCTCGGCAAAGTTAATCGGGATGGATTGCCGTGGTTCGCCGTCTACCGTAAGTACAAGGTCGCTGGCGCGAACATTATCACGGGCGCTTAACATCACTTTTGCAGAATCGGGAAATACCAGGTTAGGGAATATAAATCGCCCATCCGCATTAGTTATCGTATTGGCGAAATAATTTTTATCAGGGATGGATATGTGCACATTTCCCCTGTTAACGGGTATGCCGCTTGACGACCGTAATGTGCCAATAATATCGATGCCTTTTTCAACGCCAAAAACCAAGGGCCTTTGCTTGTTATTGATAATATCATCATAAGAGTACCTGCGGTAGCCCTGTGTTTGCAGTAATATGTCAAGATCGGCCGCTGTTTTTTGATCGGAATGATTAAAGTAATAATTCGGCTTCTCTATATAACCGCTGATATCCGAAGTTAAAAGCAGGTTGGTTAATATGGTGGTTTCAGCATCTTCATCAAATGGGACCTTCGATTCATCGATTACAGAAACAGAAAAATTACCTTCATCCGGCTGGCCGCTATTTTTTGCCGTTACTTTTAACTTTGCCAACTGCCTGGTCTCATAACCGGGGTGGTCGCTGTTTACTGTAAGATTTAACTGATCATTGTGTTGAATAAATGCAATGCGTTCGCTAACAGGCTCACCGTCTTCGGTAAAAAGCGTTAATTGAACAATACCTGTAGGGAATTTACTTTTTGGAATAGATGCATTATAAATAGCGTCCAATAGCTGCAATTTAGCTGCAAAGGCAATTGCGCCGCTTGATTTTGCGATAATAAAGAAAGTTTTGCCTTTGAAATCTTTCAAAAAAGCTTCATCCGCCTGTAATTTAATATTTAAATTATCAGCACTGCTATTGTCAACACTCAAGGCGATCCCGTCACTTCCTACTTTCGGGAAAACCGGGTTAGCTGTTGTTCCATCTGCGTAAGTTACGTGGGCCGTATAAGTTTTTCCGTCTTCGGGCGCTAAAATAAAAGCACCCATGCCCAGGTGAGTAGAAGAAAATTCGTTGACGACATTGTTGTTATTGTCGGTAATTGTGCCTTTCACATCAATGCCTAAGCCATCAGGTTTAATAGCTTTAAAAGCTATTTTTGTGCGTACACCGGTTATCAACTGGCCCCCTTCCGGGAAAAACTGGATATCGTTTGGCCGCGATATGGGTTTTAACGAAAATGAATTCGTTATCATTTTTTGCTGCCTGTTTTCTATTTGAGTAACAAGGTTAGCGGAATCAAGGCTTAAATTTTTGGTGTTAACAAAGCTGATATCAATAAAACCATTTTTATCTGTTACACCTTTTCCTTTGGCGATGGATTCGTCATCTCTTTCCACTGACCAACTAACTCTCTTTTCTGAAATCGGTACTCCTTCGTTATCCTTATAAAGAATACCGGCAGATATTTTATTGGATTTACCCGAAGCTGAAGTCTTTAATGATACCTGGGCAGACAGTGGGTTATTAATAGCATCACCCAACGTTATACTTTTATTAAAAAAATAGGCCACTCCCAAATTATTCATATAATTAGTGTAGGCTACTATCCGGTAATTACCTTTTTTATATGAATTTTGACTTAACGCGATATGCCCCCAGGTAACACCGTTTTTTACCTGTAATTTTAACGATTGTACCAGTGAATCGTGTGGCGCCAAAAAATGGACATATACAATTTTGCTGATCAATGATGGTTGGTGTATGCCGGTAGTTACATAAGCTTTAAACCAAATAGTATCACCAACAGCGTAATAGGGTTTGTCAAAGTGGAGGTAAACCTTTTCTATCGGCAGGTCGGTATAAGCCTTTGCTGATTTGGCCAGCAGCTGGTTTAAAACCTCGCTATTGTTTTGTGCTGAAACAGGTAAATAAAATAGGCTAAGAAATAATGATAAAATAAAAACGAATCTGAAAAACCTCATAAAATAGAATTTAACCTGCTATGCCCGGCTAATATAGCCCATTGCCTGTTAAAAATGATAAATTCACGGTACTTTAACATTTTTATTGCAAAATTTAACAATTGGCCTATTTAACAGCCATCTGAATGGTATTTCTGCTCAATTGCTCCAGCAATATTGTTTTACCGGCTTTTAGCTCATTTAACCAATCTGCACTGTAATGCCTTACTGTAATTAATGTAAGGTTGTTATTGTATTTAACTTTAAATCCTGCGCTTAATTCATCAAAAAGCTTTTTAAAACGATCTTCTTTATAATCAAAACAAACAGAAAAGCTTAATGCGGATGTTTGCATCATATTTACTTTTACCTGGTTTTGGGCAAACATTCTAAAAATGTTACTTAAATGATCTTCTGAAATAAAGGAGTAGTCTTTAGCCGAGAGCGAAAGCAATACCTGGTTATGTTTTAGTATAATTACCGGCTTGATGAAAATGTTTGCGCTGTTTTCGTGGATGATCGTACCGGGTGCTTCCGGGTCATTAAATGGCTTCACCAGCAGCGGTATTTTAGCATTTTGCAGCGGTTTGATAGTTTTAGGGTGAATCACACTGGCGCCATAGTAGGTCATCTCAATCGCTTCTGTATAGGATAGTTCATCAAATTTAACGGTATCCTCAAAAAACTTGGGGTCGGCATTGAGTACCCCCGGCACATCTTTCCAGGTAGTTACAGATTCGGCCCCTAAACACGATGCAAATATGGAAGCCGTATAATCCGAGCCCTCGCGGCCCAGCGTGGTGGTGAAGTTCTCGGAGGTGCCCCCTAAAAAGCCTTGCGTTACCACAATGCCTTTCTGCAATAATACGGGGATGTCTTTTTGAATAGCAGCGCAGGTTTTGTCCCATTGTACCGTTCCCTCGCGGTAAGTATTATCTGTTTGAACATAGCCGCGCACATCCAGCCAGGCGCTTTTTAAGCCAACTTCATTTAAATAAGCGTTAACGATACGCGTTGAAACCAATTCGCCAATAGATACGATCTGGTCGTAAATAAAATCAAAATCGTCGTGCGGTTCATCTTCTATCGCCCAGTCTATTTCCACAAAAGTATTGGCTACCTCGTCAAAAACAGGATTGGTGGGTTCGAACAATTGTTCCATTATGGTGTAATGGTAATTTTTGAGATCTTCAAAGATACTATGCAGTGTATCATCTCCATCAAAGTAGGCTTTGGTTAACTTTTCAAGCGCATTTGTTGTTTTGCCCATGGCCGATACCACGATGAGCAACTCCTGCCCCTCAAATTTTTTAATCACATTGGCCAGGTTAACCACGCCATCGGCATCTTTTACAGAAGCCCCACCGAATTTAAAAACAAGCATTATTTACAATAAGTATTTTAAAATTACAACTCAAAACTCAACAACTGTTCCTTTGATAAAGATCCGTTTAACCAGCCTGCTTCTATACCGGCTTCATATTTTTTATAGAATTTTATAGCAGGCTCGTTCCAGTCGAGCACCTGCCAGGCCATTCCGTTAAAGCCCATTTCTTTTGCCTCAACGATCAGCCTGTCGAATAATAATTTACCGACGCCTTTACCGCGCATTGCTTCGGTAACGATCAGGTCCTCCAAATACATTCTGCAACCCTTCCAGGTAGAGTAACGGATATAGTATACGGCGAATGCTACAATCGAGCCATCAACTTCGGCAACAAACGCCTTCCAAACGGGCTTTTCGCCAAAGCCGGCATCTTCAAACTCCTGCAGGGTAACGGTAACCTCTTCCGGTGCCCTTTCAAAAAGCGCAAGTTCATTAACCAGTTCCAATAACCGGGGGCAATCTTCTTTTTTTGCTATTCGTATTTTTACGTTCATTAGTTCAATCGTTCATTAGTTCATTGGTAGAATGTTGGGTTAAATAATTGCACATCGATCTTTTATTTCGAAAAGAATCCGAAATCGAACATCCGAATTCCGAAATCAATTGTTCTTCCAGTGCTTGATCACCCTTTGGCCAAAAATAGTGCTGCCAAGCCTGATCATATTACTGCCCTGTTCAATAGCGACTTTATAATCTGATGACATGCCCATTGACAAGGTGTCAAATGTAGGCTCTTTCCTGAAGAAGCTTTGTTTGATGCCGTCAAAAAATGTTTTTAGCTCATAAAACTCGTCTTTAATCT
This genomic window contains:
- a CDS encoding carboxypeptidase-like regulatory domain-containing protein; translated protein: MRFFRFVFILSLFLSLFYLPVSAQNNSEVLNQLLAKSAKAYTDLPIEKVYLHFDKPYYAVGDTIWFKAYVTTGIHQPSLISKIVYVHFLAPHDSLVQSLKLQVKNGVTWGHIALSQNSYKKGNYRIVAYTNYMNNLGVAYFFNKSITLGDAINNPLSAQVSLKTSASGKSNKISAGILYKDNEGVPISEKRVSWSVERDDESIAKGKGVTDKNGFIDISFVNTKNLSLDSANLVTQIENRQQKMITNSFSLKPISRPNDIQFFPEGGQLITGVRTKIAFKAIKPDGLGIDVKGTITDNNNNVVNEFSSTHLGMGAFILAPEDGKTYTAHVTYADGTTANPVFPKVGSDGIALSVDNSSADNLNIKLQADEAFLKDFKGKTFFIIAKSSGAIAFAAKLQLLDAIYNASIPKSKFPTGIVQLTLFTEDGEPVSERIAFIQHNDQLNLTVNSDHPGYETRQLAKLKVTAKNSGQPDEGNFSVSVIDESKVPFDEDAETTILTNLLLTSDISGYIEKPNYYFNHSDQKTAADLDILLQTQGYRRYSYDDIINNKQRPLVFGVEKGIDIIGTLRSSSGIPVNRGNVHISIPDKNYFANTITNADGRFIFPNLVFPDSAKVMLSARDNVRASDLVLTVDGEPRQSIPINFAEPDAITNIDSVLSPYLKNSKIQFNNLHILKEVVIKDKRIVKTVSHKDYGNLASLSDQPDHVIKADQLEGCNSLLECIKTLAAGMTFENENFYVFRDYSQGKKVPTQVFVRGMPVDASYLQSVDPKTVESIEIFTKDEMGLVNSAYNSNGAIVVNLRKVETQKISFQDLKQLIGSRNELTLLPKGYEPVKTFYLPRYTGPRTNQPAQIDTRSTIYWNPNIVTDKTGNADLEYFNADGKGTYRVTVEGLDQDGNIGRAVYRYVVK
- a CDS encoding GNAT family N-acetyltransferase, with product MNVKIRIAKKEDCPRLLELVNELALFERAPEEVTVTLQEFEDAGFGEKPVWKAFVAEVDGSIVAFAVYYIRYSTWKGCRMYLEDLIVTEAMRGKGVGKLLFDRLIVEAKEMGFNGMAWQVLDWNEPAIKFYKKYEAGIEAGWLNGSLSKEQLLSFEL
- a CDS encoding aspartate kinase; this translates as MLVFKFGGASVKDADGVVNLANVIKKFEGQELLIVVSAMGKTTNALEKLTKAYFDGDDTLHSIFEDLKNYHYTIMEQLFEPTNPVFDEVANTFVEIDWAIEDEPHDDFDFIYDQIVSIGELVSTRIVNAYLNEVGLKSAWLDVRGYVQTDNTYREGTVQWDKTCAAIQKDIPVLLQKGIVVTQGFLGGTSENFTTTLGREGSDYTASIFASCLGAESVTTWKDVPGVLNADPKFFEDTVKFDELSYTEAIEMTYYGASVIHPKTIKPLQNAKIPLLVKPFNDPEAPGTIIHENSANIFIKPVIILKHNQVLLSLSAKDYSFISEDHLSNIFRMFAQNQVKVNMMQTSALSFSVCFDYKEDRFKKLFDELSAGFKVKYNNNLTLITVRHYSADWLNELKAGKTILLEQLSRNTIQMAVK